The Streptomyces sp. NBC_00440 genome contains a region encoding:
- a CDS encoding AraC family transcriptional regulator: MEPWGTPAPGGEERARHWRLDELPGVDLLHARYIRKSFPRHTHESFVMAAITYGVEAFHNRTELVRAGPGQLALVNPDTAHTGFAGVPEGWIYRTLYPSAELIAEVAADISTLRGSVGFTSPVVDDPEAARLVVGVHRAAEQGNALAADSLLRLAVARLLRTHGGGLPERSPRSAGAENAARARAVLEERMVRPPSLDRLAADLGTSPFALLRAFRAAYGMPPHTWLTDARVRRARHLLEAGTTPAEAAAAVGFTDQPHLNRHFSRIVGVPPGAYQRGRARTYKTGPESSS, encoded by the coding sequence ATGGAGCCATGGGGAACACCGGCGCCGGGTGGCGAGGAGCGTGCACGGCACTGGCGGCTCGACGAGCTGCCCGGGGTCGACCTGCTGCACGCCCGCTACATCCGCAAATCCTTCCCCCGGCACACGCACGAGTCGTTCGTCATGGCCGCGATCACCTACGGCGTGGAGGCGTTCCACAACCGCACCGAGCTGGTCAGGGCGGGGCCGGGCCAGCTCGCTCTGGTGAACCCCGACACTGCGCACACCGGGTTCGCGGGCGTGCCCGAGGGCTGGATCTACCGCACGCTCTACCCGTCCGCCGAACTGATCGCCGAGGTCGCCGCCGACATCAGCACCCTGCGCGGCTCTGTCGGTTTCACCTCACCGGTCGTCGACGACCCGGAGGCCGCGCGCCTCGTCGTCGGTGTGCACCGGGCGGCCGAGCAGGGCAACGCGCTGGCCGCCGACAGCCTGCTGCGGCTCGCCGTCGCCCGGCTGCTGCGCACCCACGGGGGCGGGCTCCCCGAGCGTTCGCCGCGCAGCGCGGGCGCCGAGAACGCGGCCCGCGCGCGTGCCGTGCTGGAGGAGCGGATGGTGCGGCCGCCGTCCCTCGACCGGCTCGCCGCCGACCTCGGCACCAGCCCGTTCGCCCTGCTGCGCGCCTTCCGGGCGGCGTACGGGATGCCGCCGCACACCTGGCTCACCGATGCGCGGGTGCGGCGGGCCAGGCACCTCCTGGAGGCGGGCACGACACCCGCGGAGGCGGCGGCCGCCGTCGGATTCACCGATCAGCCGCATCTGAACCGGCATTTCAGCCGGATCGTGGGGGTGCCGCCGGGCGCGTACCAGCGGGGCCGCGCAAGAACGTACAAGACCGGACCGGAATCCTCCTCGTAA
- a CDS encoding AzlC family ABC transporter permease has product MAVERTVPTDSGADPEQRADSAVIRDALGVGVAVGLSGFAFGVTSAGSGLSLLQTCLLSLLVFTGASQFALVGALAAGGSPFAAAAGAFFLGVRNTFYGLRLSQLLALPRAVRPFAAHWVIDETTAVTLAQPTRRAARIGFTATGLTLYVLWNLTTLLGALGAEALGDTGAWGLDAAGPAVFLALLAPMLRTTTERAVAGLAVVLGLGLLPLVPGGVPVLIAALAAPAVLFLKGRGVSRTSGVAMRVRGGRADRTGLKDQKDLEETEKKGQER; this is encoded by the coding sequence GTGGCAGTGGAACGGACAGTACCTACGGACTCCGGCGCAGATCCGGAACAGAGAGCGGACTCGGCCGTCATCAGGGACGCGCTCGGTGTCGGCGTCGCGGTCGGGCTCTCCGGGTTCGCCTTCGGTGTGACCTCGGCGGGCTCCGGTCTCAGCCTGTTGCAGACCTGTCTCCTCAGCCTGCTGGTCTTCACCGGCGCCTCACAGTTCGCGCTGGTCGGGGCGCTGGCGGCGGGAGGCAGCCCGTTCGCCGCCGCTGCGGGAGCCTTCTTCCTCGGCGTCCGCAACACCTTCTACGGGCTGCGGCTGTCCCAGCTGCTGGCCCTGCCGCGCGCCGTACGCCCCTTCGCCGCCCACTGGGTGATCGACGAGACGACCGCCGTCACCCTGGCCCAGCCGACCCGGCGTGCGGCCCGGATCGGATTCACCGCCACGGGGCTGACCCTGTATGTGCTGTGGAACCTCACCACACTGCTCGGCGCGCTGGGCGCGGAAGCGCTGGGCGACACCGGGGCCTGGGGCCTCGACGCGGCCGGGCCCGCGGTCTTCCTCGCCCTCCTCGCCCCCATGCTGCGGACGACGACGGAGCGGGCGGTCGCCGGGCTGGCCGTCGTGCTGGGCCTCGGGCTGCTGCCGCTGGTGCCCGGCGGGGTGCCGGTACTGATCGCCGCGCTCGCGGCACCGGCTGTGCTGTTCCTCAAGGGGCGCGGCGTCAGCCGTACGAGCGGGGTGGCGATGCGGGTCCGGGGCGGCCGGGCAGACCGGACGGGCCTGAAGGACCAGAAGGACCTCGAAGAGACAGAGAAGAAGGGGCAGGAGCGTTGA
- a CDS encoding LLM class flavin-dependent oxidoreductase, with translation MPQSPQPSFGIMTAPSQVGYEDILRVWREADAIPEIEHAWLFDHLMPIWGDPNGVAYEGWTLLSALAAQTRRLRLGVLVTSNRFRPPAMLAKIAATVDVISGGRLDFGIGAGSRPGHPVARREYEAHGLPFHDAAHAVAGLAEACTVIRRLWTEPEPFDFHGAHIQLTGAFGNPKPVQRPHPPILIGGRASSTLRVVADHADLWNYPGGDIDDAIGRSALLDRYCTEIGRDPAAITRSLVLSVSYDDPGTTRDAIGRATAAGFQHIVLALSAPYPADVARWVADELITASAQEAAGI, from the coding sequence ATGCCGCAATCACCTCAGCCCAGTTTCGGGATCATGACCGCCCCCTCGCAGGTCGGTTACGAAGACATCCTGCGGGTCTGGCGAGAGGCCGACGCCATCCCGGAGATCGAGCACGCATGGCTCTTCGACCACCTCATGCCGATCTGGGGCGACCCGAACGGGGTGGCCTACGAAGGGTGGACGCTGCTCTCGGCCCTCGCCGCGCAGACCCGGAGACTGCGTCTGGGGGTGCTCGTGACCAGTAACCGCTTCCGTCCTCCGGCGATGCTGGCCAAGATCGCCGCGACCGTCGACGTCATCTCCGGCGGACGGCTCGACTTCGGCATCGGTGCCGGCTCACGGCCCGGTCACCCGGTGGCCCGGCGCGAGTACGAAGCACATGGCCTGCCCTTCCACGACGCCGCTCATGCCGTCGCCGGTCTCGCCGAAGCGTGCACGGTGATCCGGCGGCTGTGGACCGAGCCGGAACCGTTCGACTTCCACGGCGCCCATATCCAGCTCACCGGTGCGTTCGGCAACCCAAAACCGGTTCAGCGCCCGCACCCGCCCATCCTCATCGGCGGACGCGCGTCCTCGACGCTGCGCGTGGTGGCCGACCACGCCGACCTGTGGAACTACCCCGGCGGCGACATCGATGACGCCATCGGCCGCAGCGCACTGCTGGACCGCTACTGCACCGAAATCGGGCGCGATCCCGCCGCGATCACCCGCTCGCTCGTGCTGTCGGTCTCCTACGACGATCCCGGCACCACCCGGGACGCGATCGGCAGAGCAACCGCGGCCGGTTTCCAGCACATCGTCCTGGCGCTGTCGGCGCCCTACCCCGCCGATGTCGCACGGTGGGTCGCCGACGAACTCATCACCGCGTCGGCCCAGGAGGCCGCAGGAATTTAG
- a CDS encoding ATP-dependent helicase, whose product MVRSALDSFSPATRGWFTGAFSAPTPAQDGAWRAIGAGSDVLVVAPTGSGKTLAAFLAALDQLASAPPPADARKRCRVLYVSPLKALAVDVERNLRSPLTGIRQESVRLGLPEPDVRVGIRSGDTPAAERRSMALRPPDILITTPESLFLMLTSSARDALAGVETVILDEVHAVAGTKRGAHLAVSLERLDELLPRPARRIGLSATVRPVDEIARYLSPQRKAEIVQPPSGKEFDLSVVVPVEDLGELGGSPASDTDPDKAEKPSIWPHVEERIADLVQAHRSTIVFANSRRLAERLCNRLNEIAYERATGEIMPEAHSPAEVMAESGAAKGAPALLARAHHGSVSKEQRAQVEEDLKAGRLPAVVATSSLELGIDMGAVDLVIQVESPPSVASGLQRVGRAGHQVGAVSTGVVFPKYRGDLVQAAVVTERMRTGSIEALRIPSNPLDVLAQQLVAMVALDSWQADDLLAVVRRAAPFAALPESAFTAVLDMLAGRYPSDAFAELRPRVVWDRIAGTVTGRPGAQRLAVTSGGTIPDRGLFGVFLAGADPKKGGGRVGELDEEMVYESRVGDVFTLGTTSWRIEDITRDRVLVTPAPGVPGRLPFWKGDQLGRPLELGRAVGAFLREVGGLAPDDARLRLLAAGLDAWAADNVLSYLDEQRRACGHVPDDRTIVVERFRDELGDWRVVVHSPFGAQVHAPWALALGAKLSERYGMDAQVMHADDGIVLRLPDADLMGLDLLDGDPAAPGVEYDTEQAPLGAADVAFDKGEINQIVTDQVGSSALFASRFRECAARALLLPRRSPGKRTPLWQQRQRASQLLQVASEFGSFPIVLEAVRECLQDVFDVPGLTELMGDIESRRVRLVEVTTAEPSPFARSLLFGYVAQFLYEGDSPLAERRAAALSLDSRLLAELLGRAELRELLDADVLDELERELQWLTEDRRIKDAEGVADRLRLLGPLTDAELAERGAEPQWAPDLAAARRAIRVRIAGTDHWAAIEDAGRLRDALGTALPVGVPEAFTEPVKDPLGDLLSRFARTHGPFTSSTAAARFGLGSAVTDGALQRLAAAGRVVQGEFHPSGIGQEWCDATVLRRLRRRSLAALREELEPVPPEALASFLPQWQHLGAGSLRGIDGLARAVEQLQGAPVPASALERLILPSRVSGYTPALLDELTTTGEVVWAGAGALPGKDGWISLFLADSAPLLVPPPHPLELSALHESVLQALAPGYGLFFRQLKDHVRATTHPDCTDPQLADAIWDLAWSGRLTNDTLAPLRSLLGSGRTAGSTAHRARRTVPRGRYGTLTGAARPASRTGPPTVAGRWSLLPAAEPEATHRAHALARTLLDRHGVVTRGAVSAEGVEGGFSAVYRILSAFEDSGQARRGYVVEGLGAAQFAMDGAVDRLRAAATARDRTDSGAPGRALVLAAADPANAYGAALPWPESPGGVGHKPGRKAGALVVLVDGELILYMERGGKSLLAWPTEPDHPGLLAAGQALATAAASGALGTVTVERTNGAAALTSDLGRTLEAAGFVATPRGLRLRA is encoded by the coding sequence ATGGTGAGGTCAGCGCTCGACTCCTTCTCCCCCGCGACCCGCGGCTGGTTCACGGGGGCCTTTAGCGCGCCCACTCCGGCCCAGGACGGCGCGTGGCGGGCGATCGGTGCCGGGTCCGACGTGCTGGTCGTGGCCCCGACCGGCTCCGGCAAGACGCTCGCCGCGTTCCTGGCCGCCCTCGACCAGCTGGCGTCGGCGCCACCGCCCGCCGATGCCAGGAAGCGCTGCCGGGTCCTGTATGTCTCGCCGCTCAAGGCGCTCGCCGTCGACGTCGAGCGCAATCTCCGCAGCCCGCTCACCGGCATCCGCCAGGAGTCGGTGCGGCTCGGGCTGCCCGAGCCCGATGTACGGGTCGGTATCCGCTCCGGCGACACCCCGGCCGCCGAGCGGCGGTCCATGGCGCTCCGGCCGCCGGACATTCTGATCACCACCCCCGAGTCGCTGTTCCTGATGCTCACCTCGTCCGCGCGTGACGCGCTGGCGGGCGTCGAGACGGTGATTCTCGACGAGGTCCACGCGGTGGCCGGCACGAAGCGGGGTGCCCATCTCGCCGTCTCGCTGGAGCGCCTGGACGAGCTGCTGCCGCGCCCGGCCCGCCGGATCGGGCTGTCCGCGACGGTCAGGCCGGTGGACGAGATCGCCCGTTACCTCTCGCCGCAGCGCAAGGCCGAGATCGTGCAGCCGCCCTCCGGCAAGGAGTTCGACCTCTCGGTGGTCGTCCCCGTCGAGGACCTCGGAGAGCTGGGCGGCTCCCCCGCATCCGACACGGACCCGGACAAGGCCGAGAAGCCCTCCATCTGGCCGCATGTCGAGGAGCGCATCGCGGATCTGGTCCAGGCGCACCGCTCGACGATCGTCTTCGCCAACTCCCGCCGTCTGGCGGAGCGCCTGTGCAACAGGCTGAACGAGATCGCGTACGAGCGGGCCACCGGGGAGATCATGCCGGAGGCCCACTCCCCCGCCGAGGTGATGGCCGAGTCGGGCGCCGCCAAGGGCGCGCCCGCGCTGCTCGCCCGCGCCCACCACGGCTCGGTGTCCAAGGAGCAGCGCGCCCAGGTCGAGGAGGATCTCAAGGCGGGCCGGCTGCCCGCTGTCGTGGCCACCTCCAGTCTTGAGCTGGGGATCGACATGGGGGCGGTGGATCTGGTCATCCAGGTCGAGTCGCCACCATCGGTGGCCTCCGGCCTCCAGCGGGTGGGGCGCGCGGGGCACCAGGTGGGCGCCGTCTCCACCGGTGTCGTCTTCCCCAAGTACCGGGGGGACCTGGTGCAGGCCGCCGTGGTGACCGAGCGGATGCGCACCGGCTCGATCGAGGCGCTGCGGATCCCGTCGAACCCGCTGGACGTACTGGCCCAGCAGCTGGTCGCGATGGTGGCTCTCGACAGCTGGCAGGCCGACGACCTGCTGGCGGTGGTGCGCCGCGCGGCGCCGTTCGCCGCGCTTCCCGAGTCCGCTTTCACAGCGGTCCTGGACATGCTCGCCGGACGCTATCCGTCGGACGCCTTCGCGGAGTTGCGTCCGCGCGTGGTGTGGGACCGGATCGCCGGTACGGTCACGGGCCGTCCCGGGGCGCAGCGCCTCGCTGTCACCTCCGGCGGCACCATCCCCGACCGCGGTCTCTTCGGAGTCTTCCTCGCCGGGGCCGACCCCAAGAAGGGCGGGGGGCGGGTCGGTGAGCTGGACGAGGAGATGGTCTACGAGTCCCGGGTGGGCGACGTCTTCACCCTCGGCACCACGTCCTGGCGTATCGAGGACATCACCCGCGACCGGGTGCTGGTCACCCCGGCCCCCGGGGTGCCGGGCCGGCTGCCGTTCTGGAAGGGCGACCAGCTGGGCCGCCCGCTCGAACTGGGCCGCGCCGTGGGCGCGTTCCTCCGCGAGGTGGGCGGCCTCGCTCCGGACGACGCCCGGCTGCGGCTGCTCGCTGCCGGGCTCGACGCCTGGGCCGCTGACAACGTCCTGTCCTACCTGGACGAGCAGCGCCGCGCCTGCGGCCATGTGCCGGACGACCGGACCATCGTCGTGGAGCGGTTCCGTGACGAACTGGGCGACTGGCGGGTGGTCGTCCACTCCCCGTTCGGCGCGCAGGTGCACGCACCCTGGGCGCTCGCACTCGGCGCCAAGCTCTCCGAGCGGTACGGGATGGACGCGCAGGTCATGCATGCCGACGACGGGATCGTGCTGCGGCTCCCCGACGCGGATCTGATGGGCCTCGACCTGCTGGACGGCGACCCGGCCGCGCCGGGCGTCGAGTACGACACCGAGCAGGCCCCGCTCGGAGCGGCCGATGTGGCTTTCGACAAGGGCGAGATCAATCAGATCGTCACGGACCAGGTCGGCAGCTCGGCCCTCTTCGCCTCCCGTTTCCGCGAGTGCGCCGCCCGCGCCCTCCTCCTGCCGCGCCGCAGCCCCGGCAAGCGGACACCCCTGTGGCAGCAGCGTCAGCGGGCCTCCCAGCTCCTCCAGGTCGCCAGCGAGTTCGGCTCGTTCCCGATCGTCCTCGAAGCCGTCCGCGAATGCCTTCAGGACGTGTTCGACGTACCGGGCCTCACCGAGCTGATGGGTGACATCGAGTCGCGCCGCGTCCGCCTCGTCGAAGTCACCACGGCCGAGCCCTCACCGTTCGCGCGCTCGCTGCTCTTCGGCTATGTCGCCCAGTTCCTGTACGAGGGCGACTCCCCGCTCGCCGAGCGCCGGGCGGCGGCCCTCTCGCTGGACTCCCGGCTCCTTGCCGAGCTGCTGGGCCGGGCCGAACTGCGCGAGCTGCTGGACGCCGACGTGCTGGACGAGCTGGAGCGCGAGCTCCAGTGGCTGACGGAGGACCGTCGGATCAAGGACGCCGAGGGGGTGGCGGACCGGCTGCGGCTGCTCGGCCCGCTGACCGACGCCGAACTGGCCGAGCGCGGAGCCGAACCGCAGTGGGCGCCGGACCTCGCGGCCGCCCGCCGGGCCATCCGGGTCCGTATCGCGGGCACCGACCACTGGGCGGCTATCGAGGACGCGGGCAGACTGCGGGACGCGCTCGGCACAGCCCTCCCGGTGGGCGTGCCCGAGGCCTTCACCGAGCCGGTCAAGGACCCGCTGGGCGATCTGCTCTCCCGCTTCGCACGGACGCACGGCCCGTTCACCTCGTCGACGGCGGCGGCACGCTTCGGCCTGGGCAGCGCGGTCACGGACGGCGCGCTGCAGCGGCTCGCCGCCGCGGGCCGGGTCGTCCAGGGCGAGTTCCATCCGTCCGGCATCGGCCAGGAGTGGTGCGACGCCACGGTGCTGCGCAGACTCCGCCGCCGCTCCCTCGCGGCCCTGCGCGAGGAGCTCGAACCGGTACCGCCCGAGGCGCTCGCCTCGTTCCTGCCACAGTGGCAGCACCTCGGGGCCGGGAGCCTGCGGGGCATCGACGGCCTGGCGCGCGCCGTCGAGCAGCTCCAGGGGGCGCCCGTCCCCGCCTCCGCCCTGGAGAGACTGATCCTGCCGTCGCGGGTGTCCGGTTACACACCGGCGCTCCTCGACGAACTCACCACCACCGGTGAGGTCGTCTGGGCCGGAGCGGGCGCGCTGCCGGGCAAGGACGGCTGGATCTCCCTCTTCCTCGCGGACAGCGCACCGCTGCTCGTCCCACCGCCCCACCCACTGGAACTGAGCGCGCTGCACGAGTCCGTGCTCCAGGCGCTCGCCCCGGGCTACGGACTCTTCTTCCGTCAGCTCAAGGACCACGTCCGCGCCACCACCCACCCGGACTGCACCGATCCCCAACTGGCCGACGCCATCTGGGACCTGGCCTGGTCGGGGAGGCTGACCAACGACACCCTGGCCCCGCTCCGCTCCCTGCTCGGCTCGGGCCGGACGGCGGGCTCCACCGCCCACCGCGCCCGCCGGACGGTCCCGCGGGGGCGGTACGGCACCCTCACCGGCGCGGCGCGCCCCGCTTCTCGTACCGGCCCACCGACCGTGGCGGGCCGCTGGTCCCTGCTCCCCGCCGCCGAGCCGGAGGCGACCCACCGCGCTCATGCCCTGGCCCGCACGCTCCTGGACCGGCACGGCGTCGTCACCCGTGGCGCGGTATCGGCCGAGGGGGTCGAGGGCGGCTTCTCCGCGGTCTACCGCATCCTCTCCGCGTTCGAGGACAGCGGGCAGGCGCGGCGGGGCTATGTCGTGGAGGGCCTGGGCGCGGCCCAGTTCGCGATGGACGGTGCGGTCGACCGGCTGCGCGCGGCGGCCACCGCCCGCGACCGTACGGATTCGGGGGCACCGGGCCGGGCGCTGGTGCTCGCCGCGGCGGATCCGGCGAACGCCTATGGAGCGGCGCTGCCCTGGCCGGAGTCCCCGGGCGGGGTGGGCCACAAGCCCGGCCGCAAGGCGGGCGCTCTGGTCGTCCTCGTGGACGGAGAGCTGATCCTCTACATGGAGCGCGGCGGCAAGAGCCTGCTGGCCTGGCCCACCGAGCCCGACCACCCCGGACTGCTGGCCGCCGGCCAGGCGCTCGCCACGGCGGCGGCTTCGGGGGCGCTGGGCACTGTGACCGTGGAGCGCACCAACGGCGCGGCCGCTCTCACCTCCGACCTGGGCCGGACCCTGGAGGCAGCCGGTTTCGTCGCCACCCCCAGGGGGCTGCGGCTGAGAGCCTGA
- a CDS encoding DUF3046 domain-containing protein, producing the protein MRLTIFWERMAEHFGEGYADSFARDHVMAELGGRTVHEALAAGWETRDVWRGVCAAADIPEDRR; encoded by the coding sequence ATGCGGTTGACGATTTTCTGGGAGCGGATGGCGGAGCACTTCGGCGAGGGGTACGCCGATTCGTTCGCCCGCGACCATGTGATGGCGGAGCTGGGCGGCCGTACGGTGCACGAGGCGCTGGCCGCCGGCTGGGAGACGAGGGACGTCTGGCGGGGTGTCTGCGCGGCGGCGGACATCCCCGAGGACCGGCGCTGA
- a CDS encoding AzlD domain-containing protein produces the protein MSVWIAIGATAVGCYLVKLLGLLVPAGTLERPVVKRLSSLLPVALLAALTAQQTFADGHHLVLDARGAGVAAAALALVLRAPFLVVVGVAVAVTAGVRALG, from the coding sequence TTGAGCGTCTGGATCGCGATCGGGGCGACGGCCGTCGGCTGCTACCTCGTCAAACTGCTCGGTCTGCTGGTCCCCGCGGGGACGCTTGAGCGGCCGGTCGTCAAGCGGCTGTCCTCGCTGCTCCCGGTCGCGCTGCTGGCGGCCCTCACCGCTCAGCAGACCTTCGCGGACGGCCACCACCTCGTACTGGACGCGCGAGGCGCGGGGGTCGCGGCGGCGGCGCTCGCACTGGTGTTGCGCGCCCCCTTCCTGGTGGTCGTCGGAGTCGCCGTGGCAGTCACCGCCGGGGTGCGCGCACTGGGCTGA